ACGGCATGAACTAATCCACGCCTTATTTGAAAAATTTAAAGCAGTGTTAAGCAATTAACGCTGCTTTTTTTATCTGCCAAATAAATAATACCAATCGTAGTAAATAACTGCTTACTTACTGTGATTGGTATAACAAGTACAAAAAAACCGATACGCATTTTACTGCTGTATCGGTTTTTCTTGTTTACTCTACTATGGCGGCCATGCTCGTTTCTTGCCACCACCAGCGCCTGCGCCCGAGCGAATAAGCTCTACTGCTTTTGCTGTTTTTTCTTCAATACCTTTTAAACGCTCATCAAGTTCACTTAAATCAGCTGCGGCTCCCGCTGTACTCGTACCTTGAGTACCACCACCATCAACCATTTTCGCGATCTTGGCGTTCTGAGCTTCAATACGCTTAATGCGAGCATCAAGCTCCATTACCGCTCTACCTTGCTCACTGATTTTTTTATCGATAACTTTCAGAGCGGAAAGCAATTTCATTACGTATTGTTTTTCCATTAATCGGCTCTCACCTAACTTTCGCTCATATTGGTCTATTGTTGTTATCGACTATTTTATCAACTTCTTTAATAAACACGCACAACTATTTAGTCTTTTTTCTCTTCTAATTCAGCTAACGCAGAAAGAATAGAACAGTGAGAAGCATCTTCATCAACATGACCACAACAAGCATCATTTATACTCTTTAATGCAAGGCGAATGTCTGTTAGTTGAGCGATTTTTTCGTCGATGATATTTAACTTAGATTGAGTAATGGCTTTTACTTCTGCACAACTGTGTTTTGTTGCTTCTAATCTAATCGCTAATAATTCTTGAATTTCATCCAACGCGAGACCAAGTTGCTTCGCCTTTAGAATAAAACGAATTTGAGCCAGATTGTCATCATTATACAAACGGTAACCACTGCTACTTCTTCCTGATGGCACAAGAAGACCGTTTTTTTCGTAAAAACGTAATGTGTCGCTCGTAACATTACATTGTTTAGCTAACTCACCAATTAAATACATTTTTTACTTCTTATTCCTCTTTACTTCACTCTATTTTGATTCTTTTTAAAGAAAAAGGGCATCTTTTTTTGCGAATGCAATCGATTGCGCGAGCTTTTTTGTTTAACTTTAGTTAGAATATTCGCCAATAGGTTGATCTGATGTTTCGCACTTTACTCTTTTTAGGGTGTTTTCCAAAACTGGCCAATTGCTGTTTATTGATTCATATGAAATGAAAAATAACAGAACAAGTTCATTTTTGGCAAAAATCCTAACTTAATTCTAAAGGAAGAAAGTAGCAATGAATAACGCACGTCCGATCCGTCGCGCGCTGATTAGCGTATCTGATAAAACTGGTATTGTAGAATTTGCTCAAGCATTAGCTGAACGTGGTGTAGATATTTTATCTACTGGCGGTACAGCACGTCTGCTTGCTGAAAAAGGCATCTCAGTAACTGAAGTATCTGATTACACTGGCTTCCCTGAAATGATGGATGGCCGCGTTAAAACTCTTCATCCTAAAGTTCATGGTGGTGTACTTGGCCGTCGCGGTCAAGATGATGGCATCATGGAGCAACACGGTATCAATCCTATTGATATGGTTGTTGTAAACCTATACCCATTCGCAGAAACCGTAGCAAAAGAAGGCTGTACCCTTGCTGATGCCGTTGAGAACATCGATATCGGTGGCCCTACCATGGTTCGCTCTGCAGCGAAAAACCACAAAGACGTAACTATCGTTGTAAATGCTCACGATTACGACCGTGTTATCACTGAAATGGACGCGAACGAGAAATCTCTAACACTAGAGACTCGTTT
The Aliivibrio fischeri ATCC 7744 = JCM 18803 = DSM 507 DNA segment above includes these coding regions:
- the zntR gene encoding Zn(2+)-responsive transcriptional regulator: MYLIGELAKQCNVTSDTLRFYEKNGLLVPSGRSSSGYRLYNDDNLAQIRFILKAKQLGLALDEIQELLAIRLEATKHSCAEVKAITQSKLNIIDEKIAQLTDIRLALKSINDACCGHVDEDASHCSILSALAELEEKKD